agcttatcaggctacagtctaccgatagtccgactTAATGAATCCACTGCATAACCGATAGTCCGCGGTGCAAGAATTGTTTAAGGAAGTTCATTTAGACAGTCTCAGTAGTGTTTCTTCGGTCGGGGTAGCGAGTTGAACGGTTAAGGTTTCTTTCAAGAATTAGTGGATCGAGGTTTATTAACCCCTTCAATCACTATCTTGGTTGGCGATGGTTCTTCAAATTCTTTATCTTACAAGTTTGACAACTGATCGGGCAAAGAAATTAGACGCGAGATAGTTGATGAAAAAGTGGGCCCCAATGATTGTTAAAGCTGTTTGTTTTGTTGTGTACTTGTTTTGATTCATACTCTTATTAGTTGTGTTAAGTATTCTGTTGCGTTCGTGTTGCGTTTAGTTGGAGTTTGGTTTCTATACGTCAAGGTTCAGTTACAGATAATTTTTAGTTCGCTTGTTGTTTTTTAGGTGTGAGTCTCGCTTGATTTTATTTTGTATCCTTGTTAGTTGATATTTTTTTGGACGTTTTCATTTCTATATACAAGTTCTCGTTATTTTTAGTAAAAAAAAGTTCTTTAACTTATGCTCACCCATCGTATTTATGCTTCAACCATTGTAATAAAATTTGTTTAACTCATATCCATGTAAACAATTATGGatcatatatttgtatttatataatcAATTCGATTTATAGAATTGTGTAAAACTAGTTCtcccctcgcttcgcgccggagttcggtttttaatgtattttattgtgtttagttacggagtCAGCGAGTCAAAAATCAAagtatatgaaaagtaccctaaatatttagcgttttttaaaaagtgtctgttttacatatagttagtgacattgtgttcataaaattatttcgagtttaacgatggtgtcggaacaATTTAACTCGTTGCAAGCGAGAATATATGACACGTTGAATATTTGAgtagagtttatttaagatattttatgaaaattttgatttgacactTTAACCCCCCGTTTTGGGGGCCGATTTTAAATTTTGAACAAAGTGTGACGGGTGTTTGTGGTGTTATTTAAAAGAAAGGAAGAGAAAAATAGTGCAAAAACGAAAATATTTCTGATACTATTCATAAATTTTGTCTAATagtttgtataataataatactttatgtaTTCAACTAATTCTCTTGCATTCATATAGTGCAGGAGTTGGACAACACCCCCCATGTGTGTGCTACTTGTAACATCCCGTGCATTTATTTGAATGTTTTTTTATTCAATTTGAGTTTCCACAACATAGCTATTTCAATAAAATAACTTAGTTATTATAGTAAGAAATATTAGGTTAAAATTTTGAGGACTACAAAAGGATTTAAAAACTATTCAGTATTTCAGTTGCGACTAAATAGTGTACATTAGGAAAAaccacgtaaaatttatatttcacCAAAGCCTTTAAACCCAATCCATACAAACCCAACCAAGCCATAATCAATACTCACGTGCACATCACGTGACATTCACCAACACCAAAAAAACCAGAAAGCATTTATATCATTACACACATTCATCACTATCCCCTTCTTAACTTCCCCCATATATCCATACGTCACCGTTTTCTTCTCCATATTCATTAAATGGACACGTCACCACCATCACCACCGCTCCTCACCACCGCCACCACTTTTTTCAACAACAATGCCGCCGCCGTCACCGCCACCGCCACGCCATCACCTAATAACATTATCAtatcaccaccacaacaacaacaaatattacattcatcttcatcttcaacatTATCTTCAATCGTAATAGTTATAATCATTATCGCTTCTGCCATAATCATCTCCGCTTTAATTTACCTTCTGTTACGATTCATATCTCGCCGTTTCAACCGTGTTCAATCCGTACATTCTTTTTCATCTTCAAACAACGACGTCGTTTCTGAGTTTCCAGACCATAACGGAACACGTGAACATCACGTGATTCATTTTGTAAACAATGGCAACAGtagtaatactaattttaataaacctAATTCGCTTCCTGTATTTACATTTTCGTCACTAACTGGTAACATTCCCGGTGGAGACTGTGCTGTTTGTTTATCTAAATTTAACGGCGTTGATCAGCTCCGTTTACTTCCGTTATGTTGTCACGCGTTTCATGTTGAATGTATTGACATGTGGCTTAAAACGAATCAATCATGTCCGTTATGTAGGTCAGCTGTAAACCCTAGCGAAGATGATGTACTGAACAAAATTCGATCACTATCCGATCAGAACAACAGTTTTCGAATCGAGATTGGGAGTATTAGTCGCCGGCGAAATCCGGATGATTCCGGTGACCGGAGATCGTTTTCCGTCGGCGGATCGTTCGAGTACGTTCTCGACGACGGATACGAAGTGCCGGTTGAATCAATTAATCGAAGAGAAATTTCCGATCGGATTGCCGGAGATAAGGATTTGTTTACGCCGGAGCTGCCGGGGGAGAATTTAGCGGAGGAAATAGACGCAGGAAGTGGACGGAGGAATTGGTTGCGTGATTATGTTGATAGAGTATCGGTATCGATTTCTTCACGGTCGCATTCGTTTCGTGGCTCCGGTAGGTTTTTTACCGGAAGTAGTCGCCGGAGTGAGGTGGTTGATGATTATGAAGGTGGTAGAGTTGGAGAAGAGATCAGTGAACTTTTCCGGTGGTTGTCAGGGGTATAGGTGTAAATTTACATAAAAGGTTGAGTCAATATTAATACtcttttttaattatattttattttattttattttattttgaatttCTTTTTTTTCTACTGTAGTTTTTAAGGAAACTCTATCTTTTTCTATTACCACTCTTGATATTATCCCCGGCAGAGTGGATAGCAAAAGGTGAGAGTCGGATATGAGATGTTTTATATTTAACACGAATTTTTATTTTGTTTGTATAAAggctgaatgataataataataataataataataataataataataataataataataataataataataataataataataataataataataataattaacaatataataataataataataataatataataacgatagtaagataataataatactaatacagtaattataataattattattattatatttatattattatatattatattataattatatttgtgTTGGATCTCATATTAGGGTACAGATCAATATTTTTTAAGGTAGAAATTGTTGTTCAACTTTCGAAATTTTAGCTTTAGATTTGGTTACCTAATCTTTAATTAGTTTTTGGAATATTTGAAATGTTATCTTTGAGACTTTGACTATTAAAATAAATTAGTGGTATCCAAGATAAGTTAACCTAAAATGAAAGTAGTATTTAGTCATTGAgaaaataatgtattttatttactTAGATATACGTAGTTTAAGTAAGTTATATATTTGACTATATTTCTAGCCACCTCAAGATATAGGCGGGAACACAAGAGTTTTTGTAAGGACATCGAGATTTCAATCATTGGATTATATTGAGATGgttaaacttaaaataaaatcctATTCAATATATATCATATCATATTTATGTTTAATATTTAAATCATAGGAAATTGAGTAGGCATGAAATAACTTAAGAAACAAAATAACTTTTCTTGGCACACTTAAGCTtcctatatttttttattttgcaaTTTGGAGTTAAAAAATTAGAGGAAGAAATTCTGTTAGGGCCAATGGAATAAAGCGAATGTGAATCTTTAATCTTATTTTGTGTGTATAAAGTAAGTTGCTCTCGTAATATTTTGGTTCCTGTAAGTGTGGATCATTTGTCTTGTTCTATGTCTTTATCTGTTCCAATGTGATCTGGTCTTGtcatataatagtaataattacaaTAATTTCGGATTTAAGATAATGGGTAGGACTTAGTAAACAACTTAAATCTTGGGGCCTGGCTGACTTGATAAATCAATATCATCGTGAACATTTTATAAGTTTAATAAGTGTGTTACATCAACATTTTCTAAGTTTTATCATATCTAGGGCATTTGCCATTTGGTGATCTTGAAATTTGAATTTTTTATATGGATAATGATACATCACTACATTTTAACTACATTTTTAACTATACACCGCTAATGTGCTTTAAAATATTATACAGTAAAACATTTTTAGCGGTGTATGATTAAAAATGAAAGTGTAACTGTGTAAGAATTACCTCATATTTCGTATGAATCTTAAAATCACTTTTTGAGAGCCGGTCGAATTGATAGTTATCAAAGTTTTACCCTAATATTTGTATTTTGAGATTGTTCAATACTTAACAATTTTTCATTTTACTCATTTAACTATTTAATTCGATCATACAACTCTAAACTTGAAGTTAATTGTCTTCCATAGTGTTATACTTATCCACCATTATTTTTCTAATGTTCTCGTTTCTcatttgcaatatgcggatgacacgctCTTTGTTGGTGAGTGGAGCCATTCCAATGCTTTTAACCTTAGGAATATCCTCAAATGTTTTGAACTTGCTTCCGGACTTAAAGTCAACTTTCATAAGAGTTATGTGTATGATGTGGGGGTAGATGAGTCGGAAATTAATCAACTTGCCCTTCATATGGGATGTCAAGTGGGTAACTTTCCTTTTATTTACCTTGGAATGCCTATTGGTGCAAAGATGAATTCGGTAAAAGATTGGAGCCCGGTTATAGATAAATTCAACAATAAACTTTCGGGTTGGAAGACGAGATCGATGTCTTTTGGAGGAAGATTAGTGTTGATTAAATCGGTTCTTTCGAGCTTGCCAATGTACTATTTCTCGCTATTTCGTGCCTCTTCTTGTGTGCTAAAAATACTTGAGAGAGTGAGATGCATtttcttttggggtgggtcgggtTCGGGTTCCAAATTGTCGTGGGTAAAGTGGGAACATGTCCTTAATTCTTATGAGAATGGGGGGTTAAATATTGGGTCTTTAAAAAGCAAAAATTTATCTTTACTtggaaagtggtggtggaggttcaaaaccgaaactgGTTCACTTTAGACAAAGCTTATTCGAAGTATTCATGGCGCGAGCGGTGGATTACTTTCGGATAATGTTTTGTCCCGAAAACTTGGTGTTTGGAATAACATTGTTATAGCAGGGAACGAGATGGAAAATCTGCAGGTGCACTTTAAAGACTTCTTCGTGAAAACAGTGGGTAATGGAAGCAACACGCTTTTTTGGAAGGAACATTGGATTGGTAACGATAAGCTATGTAACCTTTTTCCAAGACTATACAAGCTTGAGTTGAATCCTGATGTTTCTGTTCAAGTTCGTATGACCGCAAATAATGAGGAGCTATACACGTAGAATTGGAGGCGAGTCATCTCAGGTAGAGTGGTACGTGAGCTGGAGGATCTCGAGCAGCTTCTGTCTTCGGCTTCACTTGTCAACAGCAAACCTGATAAAGTACTTTGGTCTCTTGATATCAATGGAGGTTTTAGTGTTAATCGGTTATCGAAACTGATAGATGATCAATTGCTGTCCGAATATGGTACACAACAGGAAACAACCAGAAATAAGTTTGTCCCGAAAAAAGTAGAAATATTTGTTTGGCGTGCCGCAAAGAAAAAATTTCCCGTAAGAGTCGAGCTAGATAATCGTGGGATCGATCTTCATAGTATTCGGTGTCCTCTTTGTGATGACAGTTTGGAATCGGTAGATCACGCATTTATATTTTGTAAACACGCAAGAGATGTTTGGGATCGTATCTTTAAATCGTGGAACATGGGTCCGTTCAATTACTTCTCTACCTTTGAGCTTCTCTTAGAGGATATCCAAGCTCCTTCTATGTCATCAATTCTGTAAGTAACTAGAaaggggggggggtgaatagttacttagtgatttcttaaaactttttcgaaatctttaacaatcaaaacataagttttaagcgtggaagcgtttgtgtttgttaatgcaagtatgtaaaaagtgtaagtgcacaaacacgaggatttatagtagttcgggtggatgttaactaatccaccttaatccactccccaattctacgaattgagagttttcttcactatgataccccaaactcggtggagtgtctggATACAAtattagctcctcgataagccgctacttatgaacccttatgtccctttgaagaattcacaaacaccaaatgctcttaccacaagatcctaatactctagcctagtgaaatcacaactaccttctagatccctttaagaatatagcttacaagtaaacttatagctaagcttacaatcactcatagttcttcaataggtcacaccaacttaattcctaatggaattgatcaacttcctagatccctttaaggaagttgaatcattaagtaaGACGGTGTTTCCTATCAaaagaactatctaacttccttgacccccctaaggaagtgtcttacaaagtaaacttaaagatacaaaagataagtacaaagtttacatttcaattctacttagtgtaagtagaatctctctttctctcttataatctctccattgatatgtgcttgaggcttgggagatcagtagatatgactttgaaagaatgttggaaagagatGGTCTCTAGTTTGGCAAagtggtgtatttatattccaagaaaatattgacagacaaaactgcggtcgaagcacggtcgtCCGTGTACTCAGCCTtacaacttctgtcagcatttTAACATATCTGTTGGAGCtcatttttctttgaatttttggatTCTTTACcaaatatagagccttcaaaatatgcttaatacacctagaagttaactccattacccctttcatcttggacatatgcatggaggttgacattTGCTAGCTAGAGAGGAAAGTCcaatctttgaccatttgtcattgattacctaaagaggtaattgcagaattttgtctcttgacaaaccattatcttccaaaatcttcatcaccctttcttaattacttgtcattttgTTTATGGGAGTATCTTGTCCTTTGGAATATTGttgcatctcaaatgaactagtttgagtctAGTTGAAACATAATGATCTTTGTTACAACCTTGAGTAGCTTGGACTAATTACATTTACAAACATACAATGGTAGATAAAACTAATGGGAGGgcaactctttaattgggactttaatgaccattattagtatcttTAAATGACATTGTGTACTAGAATgaaaagatataacacttgtgtgtttaatctaaATTTGGCTttaaatgtcattaagatgtcattaggtgtgattagtaaaacttaacctcttttggttcaaaactcttttgagatcaaaaaggacaactattataagtatgtttaaaaagattttgcaaattatagatgcctcaaagtggtctaacttaaagtggatgattttggtaatagagaaaactgcggtcgatccacggtcggcCGTGAGGTTGACCGTAGATCAACAGTTTTGTAAAATGGTGCAGCCGTTGGAACAGGACATCTACGGTCAGACccgcggtcgaccgtggtgcagccgcatatCAGTTTTACCAAATTAAtcatttatgtattggtcttttgctagagatagtgtaagcttgtgaacttgtgttgttcaatACGTGgtttaag
This genomic stretch from Rutidosis leptorrhynchoides isolate AG116_Rl617_1_P2 chromosome 11, CSIRO_AGI_Rlap_v1, whole genome shotgun sequence harbors:
- the LOC139875259 gene encoding E3 ubiquitin-protein ligase ATL4-like, encoding MDTSPPSPPLLTTATTFFNNNAAAVTATATPSPNNIIISPPQQQQILHSSSSSTLSSIVIVIIIIASAIIISALIYLLLRFISRRFNRVQSVHSFSSSNNDVVSEFPDHNGTREHHVIHFVNNGNSSNTNFNKPNSLPVFTFSSLTGNIPGGDCAVCLSKFNGVDQLRLLPLCCHAFHVECIDMWLKTNQSCPLCRSAVNPSEDDVLNKIRSLSDQNNSFRIEIGSISRRRNPDDSGDRRSFSVGGSFEYVLDDGYEVPVESINRREISDRIAGDKDLFTPELPGENLAEEIDAGSGRRNWLRDYVDRVSVSISSRSHSFRGSGRFFTGSSRRSEVVDDYEGGRVGEEISELFRWLSGV